In Schizosaccharomyces osmophilus chromosome 2, complete sequence, the following proteins share a genomic window:
- the ape2 gene encoding vacuolar aminopeptidase Ape2 has product MQVTVPSSGSASASLAKDDNRSVLPTNVKPIHYDLSLYPDLETFAYGGNVNVSLDVIEDSDTITLHGINLRILSAALEWGHQTIWTDNVTYKDERIVLQFSSIVPANSVAVLKLAFTGVISKGMEGFYRSSYVDADGNTKYLATTQMEPTSARRAFPCWDEPALKATFSIDITAKSNYTILSNMNISEEVIKDDVKTARFAKTCRMSTYLLAWIVAELEYVECFTPGKHCPRLPVRVYTTPGFAQQGKFAADLGAKTIDFFSGAFNEAYPLPKCDMVAIPDFEAGAMENWGLITYRLSAILVSEDSAATVIQRVAEVVQHELAHQWFGNLVTMQFWDGLWLNEGFATWMSWFSCHNFYPEWKVWESYVTDELQSALALDALRSSHPIEVPIMHEYEINQIFDAISYSKGSCVIRMISKYVGEDVFIRGIQKYISRHRYNNTVTEDLWAALSEESGQDISTMMKCWTKFTGYPVISISETKEGKLRIEQHRFLSTGDVSPEDDKTLYWVPLKLKTIKDGKPTVDEKIVLTERSVELPLSQESHGAYKLNSEQSGIYRVQYTTDHLKRLAKVAVEKPEFLSVEDRAGLIADVASLSRAGYGHVSSTLDLAKTWKEEPSFVVFTEILARLNGIKSTLRFEKPEIVDALKKFILEISSVKAHKLGWSFDSSDDHISRQFKSTVFGFAGVNGDKKVVSDAIRMFEAYAAGDQKAINDNLRSSVFIIAVRHGEPKCWDQLLDIYKKSNDPYVRTNCLRAFGYTENDAYIEKTLQLALDPIVKEQDLYLVLSSLSSHKKGVVTMWKFATTHWEQLLKRLPIAGTMRGHIVRIITGGFTHKSDIDTIKKFFANQDIKLYERALQQSLDSISSSSSFIEKSLNDITEWLKINNYV; this is encoded by the coding sequence ATGCAAGTTACCGTACCGTCATCTGGATCAGCTTCTGCTTCCCTAGCAAAGGACGATAATCGTAGCGTTCTACCCACGAATGTCAAACCAATTCATTATGACCTTAGTCTCTACCCAGACTTGGAGACATTTGCTTATGGTGGTAATGTCAATGTCTCTTTAGACGTGATTGAGGATTCAGACACGATTACCCTGCACGGAATAAATTTACGTATCTTAAGCGCTGCTTTGGAATGGGGTCATCAAACCATTTGGACAGACAACGTTACTTACAAAGATGAACGCATTGTCCTTCAATTCTCCTCCATTGTGCCTGCTAATTCCGTTGCAGTTTTAAAGCTTGCTTTCACTGGTGTCATTTCCAAGGGTATGGAAGGCTTTTATCGTTCTAGTTATGTCGATGCCGATGGAAACACCAAGTACCTTGCTACCACTCAAATGGAACCTACTAGTGCTCGTCGCGCATTCCCTTGTTGGGATGAGCCTGCTTTGAAGGCAACCTTCAGCATTGACATAACCGCAAAGTCCAATTATACTATTTTAAGTAACATGAATATCTCTGAAGAAGTTATCAAGGATGACGTGAAAACTGCTCGTTTCGCAAAGACTTGCCGCATGTCTACCTATTTATTGGCTTGGATCGTTGCCGAACTTGAATATGTTGAATGCTTTACACCTGGTAAACATTGCCCTCGTTTACCTGTCCGTGTCTACACTACTCCTGGCTTCGCCCAGCAGGGTAAATTTGCCGCCGATTTAGGTGCTAAGACcatagattttttttctggtGCCTTCAACGAAGCATATCCCTTGCCCAAATGCGACATGGTAGCTATTCCTGACTTTGAAGCTGGTGCCATGGAAAACTGGGGTCTCATTACTTATCGTCTCTCTGCCATTTTGGTTTCTGAAGATTCTGCTGCCACCGTCATTCAGCGCGTTGCCGAAGTTGTCCAACACGAGCTGGCTCACCAATGGTTCGGCAATTTGGTCACTATGCAGTTCTGGGATGGCTTGTGGCTTAACGAAGGTTTTGCTACGTGGATGTCTTGGTTCAGTTGTCACAACTTCTATCCCGAATGGAAGGTTTGGGAATCATATGTCACCGACGAACTACAATCCGCCCTTGCTTTGGATGCTCTTCGTTCTAGTCATCCCATTGAAGTTCCTATTATGCACGAGTATGAAATtaaccaaatttttgatGCCATTTCTTACTCCAAGGGATCTTGCGTCATTCGTATGATTAGCAAGTATGTTGGAGAAGACGTTTTCATTAGAGGTATTCAAAAATACATTTCCAGACATCGTTACAACAACACCGTTACCGAAGATTTATGGGCTGCCCTATCTGAAGAGTCTGGTCAAGATATTTCTACCATGATGAAGTGCTGGACCAAGTTCACCGGCTATCCCGTCATCAGTATCTCGGAAaccaaagaaggaaaacttCGCATTGAACAACATCGTTTCTTATCCACCGGTGATGTTAGCCCTGAAGACGACAAGACGCTATACTGGGTCCCATTAAAGTTGAAGACTATTAAAGATGGAAAGCCCACGGTGGATGAGAAGATTGTTTTGACAGAAAGATCTGTTGAGCTTCCCCTTTCACAAGAATCTCATGGTGCTTACAAACTTAATTCAGAACAATCTGGTATTTATCGAGTACAATATACGACCGATCACTTAAAGAGACTTGCAAAGGTTGCCGTTGAAAAGCCCGAATTCCTCAGCGTCGAGGACCGTGCCGGTTTGATTGCTGATGTTGCTTCCTTATCCAGAGCTGGCTATGGGCATGTTAGCAGCACTCTCGACTTGGCCAAGACTTGGAAAGAAGAACCAAGCTTCGTTGTTTTCACAGAAATTTTAGCTCGTCTAAATGGTATCAAGTCCACTCTACGCTTTGAAAAGCCCGAGATTGTAGATGCTTTGAAGAAGTTCATTTTGGAGATTTCTTCCGTCAAAGCACACAAACTCGGATGGTCTTTCGACAGCTCTGATGATCACATCAGCCGTCAATTCAAGAGCACAGTCTTTGGTTTTGCTGGTGTCAATGGTGACAAGAAGGTTGTCTCGGATGCTATCAGAATGTTCGAAGCATACGCTGCGGGTGACCAAAAAGCCATCAACGACAATCTCCGCTCTTCTGTTTTCATTATCGCAGTCCGTCACGGTGAGCCTAAGTGTTGGGATCAATTGCTGGATATTTACAAGAAGTCAAATGACCCATACGTTCGCACCAATTGCCTTAGAGCATTTGGCTACACTGAAAACGACGCATACATTGAAAAGACCCTTCAACTTGCCTTGGATCCTATTGTCAAAGAGCAAGATTTGTACTTGGTATTGTCAAGCTTGTCTAGTCATAAGAAGGGTGTAGTCACTATGTGGAAGTTTGCTACAACCCATTGGGAGCAACTCTTGAAGCGACTTCCCATTGCTGGTACCATGCGTGGCCATATTGTTCGAATCATTACCGGCGGATTTACTCACAAGTCGGATATTGACACcatcaaaaagttttttgcCAACCAAGACATCAAGTTGTACGAACGTGCACTTCAACAATCTTTGGACAGCATTTCGTCCAGCTCTAGTTTCATTGAGAAGTCGTTGAACGACATTACAGAATGGCTCAAGATTAACAATTACGTctaa